In a single window of the Melioribacteraceae bacterium genome:
- a CDS encoding glycoside hydrolase 43 family protein, whose protein sequence is MRKLLLIISVVICLNTSDILAQNKSTVWNPNIDDTSYLNPIIHSDYSDPDICRVGDDYYMTSSSFSHFPGLPILHSKDLVNWKLISHAVINYPVKAFAKPQHGGGIWAPSIRYHNNEFYIYFGDPDNGIFMTKSKNAEGPWEPLYLVKEAKGWIDPSPFWDDDGKAYLVRAWARSRSGIKHILTIHKMSSDGKTLLDNGVNVFSDSLIHPTIEGPKLYKRNGYYYIFAPAGGVKPGWQTILRSKNIYGPYEDKIVLELGSTKINGPHQGGWVTTQSGEDWFIHFQDRYAYGRIVHLQPMRWENDWPVMGNDYDGNGIGEPVSNYRKPYTGKNYSVEVPQTSDDFNSDRLGLQWQWQANFDSSWYSLRQREGSLRLLPQKISNDDNNLYNAPFLLMQKFPAKKFSVSTKIEFENLDVGDRAGLIVFGFDYSFIGVERHKDGFHLTQIICNDANKKSPELRSESIEIKSSQIHLRMSVKPEDDSEIIPKVICKFSYSIDGEKYLPIGKEFIAKEGRWVGAKVGLFASSISDSNGYADFEWFRFE, encoded by the coding sequence ATGAGAAAACTTCTATTAATTATTAGTGTTGTAATTTGTCTTAACACCTCGGATATTTTAGCGCAAAATAAATCAACGGTTTGGAATCCGAATATTGATGATACTTCTTATCTTAATCCAATAATTCATTCCGATTATTCCGATCCCGATATTTGTAGAGTAGGTGATGATTATTACATGACCTCATCAAGTTTTTCTCATTTCCCCGGATTGCCGATTCTTCATTCAAAGGATTTAGTAAACTGGAAACTAATTTCGCACGCGGTAATTAATTACCCAGTAAAAGCATTTGCTAAACCACAACATGGTGGTGGAATCTGGGCTCCCAGTATTCGCTATCATAATAATGAATTCTATATTTATTTTGGTGATCCCGACAATGGAATCTTTATGACGAAAAGTAAAAATGCTGAAGGTCCATGGGAACCGCTGTACTTAGTTAAGGAAGCTAAAGGATGGATTGATCCCTCACCATTTTGGGATGATGATGGTAAAGCATATTTAGTTCGAGCATGGGCTCGAAGTCGCTCTGGCATCAAACACATCCTTACAATTCATAAAATGAGTAGTGATGGAAAAACATTACTTGATAATGGAGTTAATGTTTTTTCAGATTCGCTGATCCATCCAACAATTGAAGGTCCTAAACTTTATAAGAGAAATGGATACTATTACATTTTTGCCCCCGCCGGTGGAGTGAAGCCAGGCTGGCAAACTATTCTTCGGTCTAAAAATATTTATGGTCCTTACGAAGATAAAATTGTACTCGAACTGGGAAGCACAAAAATAAATGGTCCTCATCAAGGGGGCTGGGTAACAACTCAATCAGGTGAGGATTGGTTTATTCATTTTCAAGATAGATATGCTTATGGCAGAATTGTTCATCTTCAGCCGATGAGATGGGAAAATGATTGGCCTGTAATGGGAAATGACTACGACGGCAATGGAATTGGAGAACCTGTATCAAATTATAGAAAACCTTATACTGGTAAAAACTATTCTGTGGAAGTCCCTCAAACATCTGATGATTTTAATTCGGATCGACTTGGATTGCAATGGCAATGGCAGGCTAATTTTGATTCGAGCTGGTATTCATTAAGGCAAAGAGAAGGATCTTTAAGATTACTACCTCAAAAAATATCCAACGATGATAATAATTTGTACAACGCCCCCTTCTTGCTAATGCAGAAATTCCCGGCAAAAAAGTTTTCAGTTTCCACAAAAATTGAGTTTGAAAATTTAGATGTTGGCGATAGAGCAGGATTAATAGTTTTTGGGTTTGATTATTCATTCATCGGAGTAGAGAGACATAAGGATGGATTTCATTTGACTCAAATTATCTGTAATGATGCCAATAAAAAATCACCTGAACTGAGAAGTGAGAGTATTGAAATTAAAAGCTCGCAAATTCATTTACGGATGAGTGTAAAACCTGAGGATGATTCAGAAATAATCCCAAAAGTAATTTGCAAGTTTAGTTATAGTATTGATGGTGAAAAATATTTACCGATCGGTAAAGAATTTATTGCTAAAGAGGGGCGCTGGGTTGGCGCAAAAGTTGGATTGTTTGCTTCATCAATCAGTGATTCTAACGGTTATGCCGATTTTGAATGGTTCAGATTTGAGTAG
- a CDS encoding FAD binding domain-containing protein, translating into MDSELKFILNDTVVEENINPAITVLDYLRNSKKLNGTKEGCREGDCGACTVLIGTLVKNKVNYKSVNSCLLPLISINGKHLVTIEGLNLAELNLIQDAMVTEGGTQCGFCTPGFIISLTCYFLEAKNYNYNSALNYLDGNICRCTGYSGIKRAVEKVINVTAESSSKNKIDRLIQSGIIPNYFSKVSQQLIAINNTINDKKPEKIISTKLIVAGGTDLYVKNGEELIDQELNFISSRENPIEKRGDEIIVQASATIEEFTNSKIIHKYFPQIKNSLKWFGSLPIRNRATVGGNIVNGSPIADITNILLALASTVKIVNGKKVRIVKLNKLYLGYKKLGLKKGEIVESIAISIPEGKYFFSCEKVSRREYLDIASVNSSMMIQTKKNIITNVHLSAGGVAPIPKYLEATSLFLIGKELSLKNILDAFKVVKTEISPISDVRGSAEYKTILLRQLILAHFYKLFPHLLNEEVTQ; encoded by the coding sequence ATGGATAGTGAATTAAAATTTATTCTTAATGATACCGTGGTTGAAGAAAATATTAATCCGGCAATCACAGTGTTGGATTATTTGCGCAATTCAAAAAAACTTAACGGAACAAAAGAGGGATGCAGAGAGGGGGATTGCGGAGCTTGCACAGTTTTAATTGGTACATTAGTTAAAAATAAAGTCAACTACAAAAGCGTTAATTCATGTCTGTTACCGCTTATTTCAATTAATGGAAAACATTTGGTTACTATTGAGGGATTAAATTTAGCTGAATTAAATCTCATTCAGGATGCAATGGTTACCGAAGGGGGAACACAATGCGGGTTTTGCACTCCCGGATTTATTATTTCACTTACTTGCTACTTTCTTGAAGCTAAAAATTACAACTACAATTCCGCATTAAATTATCTCGATGGCAATATCTGTCGTTGTACCGGATATTCCGGAATAAAAAGAGCGGTTGAAAAAGTTATCAATGTAACAGCCGAAAGCTCTTCAAAAAATAAAATTGATAGACTGATTCAATCAGGAATAATTCCCAACTATTTTTCAAAAGTGTCCCAACAATTAATTGCTATCAATAATACTATAAATGATAAAAAACCGGAAAAGATAATAAGTACTAAACTTATAGTTGCCGGAGGAACAGATTTGTATGTTAAAAATGGGGAAGAATTAATTGATCAAGAATTAAACTTTATCTCTTCGCGGGAGAACCCGATAGAAAAAAGAGGAGATGAAATAATAGTTCAGGCTTCGGCAACTATTGAAGAATTCACAAACTCGAAAATTATACATAAGTATTTCCCGCAAATTAAAAATTCATTGAAGTGGTTTGGATCATTGCCTATTCGTAACCGGGCTACAGTTGGAGGAAATATAGTTAATGGTTCCCCAATAGCGGATATAACTAACATACTTTTGGCGCTTGCTTCAACTGTTAAAATAGTGAATGGAAAAAAAGTAAGAATTGTTAAGCTCAACAAACTATACCTTGGATATAAAAAGTTAGGTCTGAAAAAAGGAGAAATTGTTGAATCGATCGCAATTTCAATTCCAGAAGGAAAATATTTTTTCAGTTGTGAAAAAGTATCGCGGCGTGAATATCTCGACATTGCAAGCGTGAACAGCTCCATGATGATTCAAACTAAAAAAAATATTATCACTAATGTTCATTTATCTGCTGGAGGAGTTGCGCCAATCCCAAAATATCTTGAAGCGACTTCTCTGTTTTTAATTGGGAAAGAATTATCCCTAAAAAATATTTTAGATGCTTTCAAAGTTGTTAAAACTGAGATCTCACCAATTAGTGATGTACGCGGATCAGCAGAATATAAAACAATATTACTTCGTCAACTTATATTGGCACACTTCTATAAATTATTTCCGCATTTATTGAATGAAGAGGTGACTCAATGA
- a CDS encoding molybdopterin-dependent oxidoreductase, whose product MKSYDSIQHVKGASKFVDDLPITEGTLYGYVYYSSIAHGEIIDLDIKEALKSDGVKAVLTADDIPGQNQIGGIIPDEELLADSQVHYIGQPIAFVVAENKIKAHKAAQKISVEYKKLPAVFDARDAFENGMFLSPPRVFTLGSVDDIWAECDFVIEGIAESGAQEHLYLETQGAFALPTESGGVKIYSSTQGPTQVQKICSRVLNIPMNRIEVDVPRLGGGFGGKEDQATPWAVMCALAAHKLKLPVKLILPRQEDLRMTGKRHKYSSDFKIGLSAEGKILAYEVSFYQNGGAAADLSPAILERTLFHCTNSYYIPNVKATAYSCKTNLPPATAFRGFGGPQGMFVIESAINKAAEVMGIDASEIQRKNLLCEGDQFPFGQKTENCHAITCYDLAKSKFQYKEEISKINQFNTQNKFIKKGIYTMPVCFGISFTSTFMNQASALIHVFNDGSISVSTAAVEMGQGVNAKITEMVAREFGVESSRIKIETTNTTRVANTSPTAASKGADLNGFASISASKIIIERLKKVAADELKATSDCISIKNEIVHVSNQPTDITWNKIIQLAFFKRVSLSAQAHHSTPDIYFDKTKEKGKPFAYHVYGSALITAIVDCLRGTCKVESVKVVHDFGESIYPLIDKGQVEGGIVQGIGWMTLEEVVYDESGKLISDALSTYKVPDINFSPEIEIHFLENSPNPYGPFKSKAVGEPPLMYGIGAFFAIRNALKSFSPNREFNFIAPMTNERVLMALYSEE is encoded by the coding sequence ATGAAAAGTTACGATTCAATTCAACATGTAAAAGGTGCTTCAAAATTTGTTGATGATTTACCTATTACCGAGGGAACACTATACGGTTATGTTTATTACTCATCAATTGCGCACGGGGAAATAATTGATCTTGATATCAAAGAGGCTTTAAAAAGTGATGGCGTAAAAGCTGTTTTAACAGCTGATGATATTCCCGGGCAAAATCAGATTGGGGGAATTATACCAGACGAAGAATTACTCGCTGATTCACAGGTACATTATATCGGGCAGCCAATAGCATTCGTTGTTGCTGAAAATAAAATTAAGGCCCACAAAGCCGCACAAAAAATTTCTGTTGAATATAAGAAACTGCCCGCTGTTTTTGATGCGCGGGATGCTTTTGAGAATGGTATGTTTCTATCTCCACCGAGAGTTTTTACACTTGGAAGTGTTGATGATATTTGGGCAGAATGTGATTTTGTAATTGAAGGGATAGCTGAATCGGGAGCTCAGGAACATCTATATCTTGAAACTCAAGGCGCATTTGCTCTTCCGACTGAATCCGGTGGTGTGAAAATTTATTCATCAACTCAAGGACCTACACAGGTTCAAAAAATATGCTCACGTGTATTAAATATTCCAATGAATAGAATAGAGGTTGATGTACCTAGACTCGGTGGCGGGTTTGGTGGAAAGGAGGATCAAGCAACTCCATGGGCCGTGATGTGTGCTTTGGCTGCCCATAAATTAAAACTTCCTGTAAAATTAATTCTGCCACGACAAGAAGATTTGAGAATGACAGGCAAGCGTCACAAATACTCTTCAGACTTTAAGATTGGGTTAAGTGCTGAGGGAAAAATTCTTGCTTACGAAGTTTCATTTTATCAGAATGGCGGGGCTGCCGCTGATTTATCTCCAGCAATTTTAGAAAGAACTTTGTTTCATTGTACGAATAGTTACTATATACCGAATGTAAAGGCAACAGCATATAGTTGTAAAACCAATCTTCCTCCTGCAACTGCATTTAGAGGATTTGGCGGACCGCAGGGAATGTTTGTAATTGAATCGGCAATTAATAAAGCGGCAGAAGTGATGGGAATTGATGCGTCAGAGATTCAAAGAAAAAATTTACTTTGCGAAGGAGATCAATTTCCATTTGGTCAAAAAACTGAAAACTGCCACGCAATTACTTGTTATGATTTAGCTAAATCAAAATTTCAATACAAGGAAGAAATAAGTAAGATCAATCAATTTAATACTCAAAACAAATTTATAAAGAAGGGAATTTATACGATGCCGGTTTGTTTTGGCATATCATTCACCTCAACATTTATGAATCAGGCAAGCGCATTAATTCATGTTTTTAACGATGGGAGTATCAGCGTTAGTACAGCGGCGGTGGAAATGGGGCAAGGTGTTAATGCTAAAATAACTGAAATGGTAGCTCGGGAGTTCGGCGTGGAATCTTCAAGAATTAAAATTGAGACTACAAATACAACTCGTGTTGCAAACACTTCTCCAACTGCCGCTAGTAAAGGCGCCGATTTAAATGGATTCGCTTCTATCTCCGCTTCAAAAATTATTATTGAAAGATTAAAAAAAGTTGCCGCTGATGAATTAAAAGCAACTTCTGATTGCATCAGTATAAAAAATGAAATTGTACATGTTTCTAACCAGCCGACAGATATTACCTGGAATAAGATTATTCAATTAGCGTTTTTCAAGAGAGTAAGTTTATCTGCTCAGGCCCATCATTCAACCCCGGATATTTATTTTGATAAAACAAAAGAGAAAGGGAAACCATTTGCGTACCACGTTTATGGTTCGGCATTAATAACTGCAATTGTTGATTGTTTGCGAGGAACATGCAAAGTTGAATCTGTGAAAGTTGTTCATGATTTCGGTGAAAGCATCTATCCTCTAATCGATAAGGGACAAGTTGAAGGGGGAATAGTTCAAGGAATCGGCTGGATGACTTTGGAAGAAGTAGTTTATGATGAATCCGGTAAACTTATTTCAGATGCGCTTTCAACATATAAAGTCCCCGATATAAATTTCTCCCCCGAAATTGAAATTCACTTTCTTGAAAACTCGCCAAATCCTTATGGTCCTTTCAAATCGAAAGCTGTTGGAGAGCCTCCATTGATGTATGGAATTGGAGCTTTTTTCGCGATTAGAAATGCGCTGAAAAGTTTTTCACCAAACAGGGAATTCAATTTTATTGCTCCTATGACAAACGAGAGAGTTTTAATGGCTCTTTATTCAGAGGAGTAA